The window GACTTCGCCGCCGCGCTCGACGCGGTGGCGGCGGGCGACTGGCCGGAGATCTTCGCCGTCGCGGCGACGCCCGCCGAGGTCGGCCCGCGCCGGCCCTTCTACCCGGCCCGGCCCGGCGGCACCCGCCTCGCCCACCTGCTCGACGGGCACGGCGCCGCGCGGCTCGCGGACCTCGTGCGCGAATGCGAGCGGCCGGGGCCGGAGGGCGGGGCCGCCGGCTGCATGTTCTGGACCCTGGGGGCGCAGCAGGTCGGCAAGGCGGCGCTGCACGGCTGGCGGGAGGTGATCGGCCCGGCGCGGCGCGGCGGCGCGGCGCTCTGGCCCTTCGAGGGCCACCTCGCCGCGCTGGCGCAGCGCGGCGGCCTCGTGCTCGCCGAATCCTACCCCGGCGACGGCTACGGGCAGCTCGGCTTCGCGATCCGGCGCAAGGGGGACCGGGCGCTGCGGGCGGCCCTGGCGCCGCAGATCGCCGCATGGGCGGAGGAGCGGCGCGTCGTGCTCGACGAGGGCCTGTCGGCGGCGCTCGCCGCGGGCTTCCCGCCGGACGCGGGCAACGACGACGGCTTCGACGCCGCCGTCGGGCTCCTGGCGGCGCTCGCCGTGGTGACGGGCGAGCGGGCGGCGGCACCGCCGCTCACGGACGCCACGCGCCGCTGGGAAGGGTGGATCCTCGGGAAGCGCCCCGGCCTCAAGCCGTAGCGGCGACGCGGGCCTTGCGCTTCGGCGGCGCCTTCGCGGGGGCCGCTTTGGGCGCCGCGGCCGCGGCGGCGCGGTCGGCCTCCTCCTTGGCGAGGCGGAGGGCCTTGAGGCGCGCGGTCTTCTGGGCCTCCGCGGTCCTGGCGGCGCGGGCCTCGCCCAGCGCCTGGTCGGCCTCGCTCTTGCGCCGTTCGGCGAGGTGGAACTTCGATTCGGCCTTGGCGCGGGCGTCCGCGGGAGCCTTGGGGCTGGTCATGGCGCGTGGTCCTCGTGGCCGAGCATCGCGCCGGTCGCGGCGCCCGTCGTCCGACGGTGGATGTGAGCCCGGCCCTGGAGGTCATCCCGCCCGATCGCGCGCCCGGCCGCGAAGCGCCGGACAGCGCGGTCCTCGTGGCCGCCGGCTTCGCGAAGCCCGTGGCCGCCGCCGACCTGTCCCTTGACGCCGCGAAGCGCCCGAAGGGTCCGGTCCCGCCAAGCAGGGACTCTTTCCGGTGCCGTGTCAAGGCGATGCCGTTTCGGCGCGGCCGGGCTCTGAACTCAGGTTAACGCAGGGCCGCCGGAAGCGCCCTTCTCCCGCTGGCGGGAGAAGGGGGCGCCGCGAAGCGGCGACGGATGAGGGGGGGGGACGCGCGCCGCATCGACCGGATGTCGACCCTGCGTCGCATGTCGAACCTGTCGTGATCCCTCATCCGGCGCTTCGCGCCACCTTCTCCCCAGAGGGGAGAAGGGCAAAGCGGCACCGTTAACCTGAGTTCGGAGCCCTGCGTTTCGGTGCGGCCGGGCTCCGCCGGCCCGCGGCCGCGCCGCCGACATGGCGGCACCGCGCCGGGACCCCCGGCGCGCCGAACGCGTTGTGGGCCGGGGCACGACGCCGCCGACCCGGCTCGGGACGGCGAGCCCGGCCCGAACCGGAAGGACACGTCCATGCGCGCCACCCTCACCCCGGCCCTCCTCGCCTCGACCTTGTTGGCTTCGAGCCTGGGCCTCTCGCTCGCCCTGCCGAGCCTCGCCGCTGCCCAGACCACGGCGCCGATCGCCAGTCCGGCCGCGCCGGGCGCCCCCGCGGCCCCGCAGACCCCCGCCGCCGACGCCGCTGGCGACGCCGCCGCGGTGCAGCAGATCGCCCTCACGCCCGCGCTGGTCGACCAGTTCGTCGCCGCCAACAAGGAGGTGAACGGCATCCTGGACAAGCTGCCCGACGGCACCGACCAGCCCGACCCCGCGACGATGGCCAAGCTCGACGCCACGGCGCAGAAGTACAAGTTCGCCGACTACAAGCAGTACGACGCGGTCGAGAGCAACATCGGCATCGTGATGGCCGGCATCGATCCGCAGACCAAGCAGTACATCGGCCCTGAGGCCGTCATCAAGAAGCAGATCGCCCAGGTGCAGGCGGACAAGCAGATCTCGGCCAAGGACAAGAAGGACACGGTCGACCAGCTCAACGCCGCGCTGCCGACGATCCCGAAACTGCAGTACCCCGGCAACGCCGACATCGTGGTGAAGAACTACGACAGGCTGAACGAGACGATGCCGCAGGACTGAGCGGCGCGCCCGGCCGACGAGACGGCGCCGACCCGCCCTCCGGGTCGGCGCTCGATCGGGCCCCCGCCCGCCTATACGCCCCTGATGATCACGATGATGAGGATGATCAGCAGGATCGTCCCCAGCCCGCCTCCGACGTAGGGGCCGCCCACGTAGAAGCCGCCGCCGCCGAACAGGAGCAGCAGCACGATCAGCAGGATGATGAGGTTCATGGTAGGTCCATCGGCACGGCGGGAGGGCGCGGCGCGTCCTCCGCCCGGCCAACGCTCAAATATGTCTTTTTGATGCAGGCGCGGCCGCCGCGGCCCTCACGAGCTTGGCTTCCCGGCGGCCATCCCGGCCTCATCCGACGTCGACCGTGACCAGCTCGTGGTCGGACAGCGGCGCGCCGCCGTCGTCCACGGCGGGGAGGGTGCGCGGGTTCGACGCCGCGAGGCCGCGGGTGAAGAACCAGTCGACGCGCCGCACGTGGGGCGGCCGCCGCCCGTCCGGGATGAGGCGCCGGGTCTGGTCCGGCGCGTTGCAGGACAGCCAGTCGAAGCCGGCCTCGCGCATCGCACCGAACAGCGGCTCGCGCCCGTCCGGCCGCTCGAACCAGCCGAGGTCCGGCTCGGCGGACGGGTCCGGCAGCGCGCTGGTATTGAGGTCGCCCGCCACCACGGCCGGCATCCCCGGCGGCAGGGCGGCGAGCAGCCGCTCGGCCGCGCCGCGCCGCTCGGCCGGGGTCGAATCGCTCTCCAGGTGGACGCTGACGACGAGCACCGGCCCGCGCGCGAGTTCCACCGTCGCGCCCACCGCCGTCCGGCCGCCGAGCCGGCGGTGGTGCCAGTCGAGCCCGAACCAGGCGCCGCCGGCGTCGAGCCGCAGCATGAAGGGATCGCGGAACGGCAGGGCGGTGACCACGGCGTTGCCGTGCAGCGCGCCGGAGTTGGACTGCCCGGCGAAGCGGGCGAGTTCGGCGCCGAAGCCGAGCCCGAGCTCGACGAACTCGACCCCGTAGACGTGGCCGGCGCCCGTCGCGGCGGCGAGGTCGCGCGCCGTGTGGCGGTGCCCCGAGCGCGCCATGCCGAGGTCCATCTCGCTCAGCAGCGCGAGGTCGACCCCGGCGCGCCGCAGCAGCGCCGCCGAGGCCTCGACATCGCAGCAGCGTTCGAGGTTCCAGGCGGCGACGCGCAGGCTTTCGGGCGGGCGGCGTGGCGTTCCGCGCGGCTGGACGGCTTCGACGAGGCGCAGCGCCGGCACGCGGGCCGCCAGCGCGTCGTGCCGCGCCGCCGTGGCGTCCCCGCCCTCGGCTTCGCGCAGCAGCGCGGGATCGGGGAGAGGCAGGGCCGTGACGGCGTCGCGGATGACGTGAGAAGGCAGGGCGGGGCTCCGGGTGACGTCGGCGGGGGCCAGGATGGCCGGTCGCGGGGCGCGGGTCGAGTCGGTCCCCGCGCGGCATCGGCGCCGACCCGGCGGCGATGGACGGGCGGAACGGCGTCCCGCGGGGATCGCGACCCTCGACGCCGCGCGACGTCGTCAACGGACGATGACGGCCGTTCGATCGATTGCGCAGATCTCGCTATCCCATCGATCATCTAACATAGATCAAGAGGTTTCAACTCTGAATGACCCGTGGTCTGATGTCTCCATCGTAGCCGATCTATGGGGAGTAGACGATGAGTTTGACCGTGAACTTGGCCGCCTCAGTCAGTTCCATGTTCGGGGCGTTCCAGACCCAGAACAGAGCCACGCAGGGTCCGTCGACGTCCCCGACCTCGACGCCGACCACCTCGACCTCGTCGTCCACCTCGACGTCGACGGCCCCGGCCTCCGCTTCGACGGTCTCCTCCGCCTCGTCGGCTCCGGCCGGGGCCACGACGAACGCCGCGCCCGTCGCGGCCTCCGCAGCGGCCTCCGCCGACGCCACCGGCGTCGGCTCGGCCGGCGTGGGGGTCGGAGCTTCGGGCAACACCGCGAGCGTGAACCTCGCCCGGAGCGCGGCCACGCCTCGGGCCGCGACGGACGAGGACATCGAGAGGCATTTCGCCATCGGCATGCAGCAGAGCGCGGCACAGTTCGCCGCGGACCGCCTGTCCCAGGACGGATCCGACCCGTCGGGCGCCGCCGCGTCGCTCGAAGCGTCGCAGAAGCGCTTCAAGGTGCTCCTGTCCCAGCTCGTCGCGCCCCAAGCCCCCGCGGCGGGGCCATCCTCCGCGCAGGACGACGAGTCCGCGGCGGCCGGCACGGCGGGGTCGAGCGGGGCGCCGAGCGCGTCGCCCGACCAGGTGCAGAAGGCCTACGCCGACGCCTGACGCGCCGCCGCGGCCCATCGGCCGCGTCCGTCCGTGGTCGATCGCCCCCTCCCTTGCGCCACCCGGCGCCGCGATGCACTGTCGCGGTCCAACCCGCGCCGGGGGAGCGCGGGGACAGGCGAGGAACACCTGAGCCCGTCGCGCGCGCCCTCGATGCATGCCTGACTGCCGACCGCCGAACGAGGCCGCCCGTGATCGATCCCTCCGCCCTGTCGTCCCTGCCGGCCTCGGTCGCCCGCCCCGCCTATGACCGCTCGAAGGTCACGGCCGGCATCGCCCACCTGTCCGTCGGCAACTTCCACCGCGCCCACCAGGCGGTCTACATCGACAAGGTGCTGGCGCTGCCCGGCCACGAGGGCTGGGGCATCCTCGGCATCGGCCTGATGGACGTCGAGGGCGAGCGCGCCAAGGCGGCCGCGCTGCAGGGGCAGCACGGGCTCTACTCCCTCGTCGCCTACCCGCCCGAGGGCACGCCCGAGGTGTCCGTCGTCGGCGCGATCGTCGAGTACCTGCACGCCCCCGCCGATCCCGAGGCCGTGCTGAAGCGCCTGGCCGACCCCGCCATCCGCATCGTGACCCTGACGGTGACGGAGGGCGGCTACAACATCGACGAGAAGGGCAACTTCAAGCTCGACGACCCGGCCGTCGCCAAGGACCTCGCCGGCGGGATGCCCGCCACCTCCTTCGGCGTGATGACGGAGGCGCTGCGCCGCCGCCGCGACGCCGGCACCAAGCCCTTCACGGTGCTGAGCTGCGACAACCTCCGCCACAACGGCGGCGTGGTGAAGAACGCGCTGCTCTCCTACGCCCGCGCCAAGGACCCCGCCCTGGCGCAGTGGATCGAGGCGAACGTCACCTTCCCGTCCTGCATGGTGGACCGCATCACGCCTGCGGTCGGCCCCGCCGACCGGGCGCGGCTCAACGCCGAGACGGGGATCGACGACGCTTCGCCGATCTTCGCCGAGGACTTCATCCAGTGGGTCGTCGAGGACAGGTTCTGCGACGGGCGGCCCGAGCTCGAGAAGGTCGGCGTCGAGTTCACCGACGCCGTGGACGCCTACGAGCAGGTCAAGCTCAGGATGCTCAACG is drawn from Lichenibacterium dinghuense and contains these coding sequences:
- a CDS encoding DUF429 domain-containing protein, translated to MFRHVVHCDWSVRAAGRWSAEAHRGPDGGWRASGPAGVPEPAALVRRLGALAADGPTLAAFDFPIGFPARFGAATGYRDFAAALDAVAAGDWPEIFAVAATPAEVGPRRPFYPARPGGTRLAHLLDGHGAARLADLVRECERPGPEGGAAGCMFWTLGAQQVGKAALHGWREVIGPARRGGAALWPFEGHLAALAQRGGLVLAESYPGDGYGQLGFAIRRKGDRALRAALAPQIAAWAEERRVVLDEGLSAALAAGFPPDAGNDDGFDAAVGLLAALAVVTGERAAAPPLTDATRRWEGWILGKRPGLKP
- a CDS encoding DUF3309 domain-containing protein, whose translation is MNLIILLIVLLLLFGGGGFYVGGPYVGGGLGTILLIILIIVIIRGV
- a CDS encoding endonuclease/exonuclease/phosphatase family protein, whose protein sequence is MPALRLVEAVQPRGTPRRPPESLRVAAWNLERCCDVEASAALLRRAGVDLALLSEMDLGMARSGHRHTARDLAAATGAGHVYGVEFVELGLGFGAELARFAGQSNSGALHGNAVVTALPFRDPFMLRLDAGGAWFGLDWHHRRLGGRTAVGATVELARGPVLVVSVHLESDSTPAERRGAAERLLAALPPGMPAVVAGDLNTSALPDPSAEPDLGWFERPDGREPLFGAMREAGFDWLSCNAPDQTRRLIPDGRRPPHVRRVDWFFTRGLAASNPRTLPAVDDGGAPLSDHELVTVDVG
- a CDS encoding mannitol dehydrogenase family protein, coding for MIDPSALSSLPASVARPAYDRSKVTAGIAHLSVGNFHRAHQAVYIDKVLALPGHEGWGILGIGLMDVEGERAKAAALQGQHGLYSLVAYPPEGTPEVSVVGAIVEYLHAPADPEAVLKRLADPAIRIVTLTVTEGGYNIDEKGNFKLDDPAVAKDLAGGMPATSFGVMTEALRRRRDAGTKPFTVLSCDNLRHNGGVVKNALLSYARAKDPALAQWIEANVTFPSCMVDRITPAVGPADRARLNAETGIDDASPIFAEDFIQWVVEDRFCDGRPELEKVGVEFTDAVDAYEQVKLRMLNASHSMMTFPGILLGHRIVHLAMKDPAVDALLEQFLSRDAGPLLDAPPSMSVGQYKDMLLSRYRNPAIGDQLLRIASDGASKLPQFVQDTAREVVRKGGDHRRIAFLLAAFTEYLRGVDDKGESFPVVEPNVTEADFALANDADLSKGLGLGAFKGWGVQDDAGFVADYARYRASIKERGAAATLKDLLAAVAAG